In Longimicrobiaceae bacterium, the DNA window CATGGCTCAAGCATCCGGACCTGCACGGCCGATCAACGCGAACCGGCTCTTTTTCGGCACCTGCTTCGCGCTGGTACCGACCGCGGCCTCCTTCGCCATCCTCGGTGACGTACTGGGGGCCCTCAAAGCCGATTTCATCCTCACCAACTACCAGGTAGGGTTGATCGGCGGCGCGGCTCTCTGGGGGATGGCGATCTCGCAGATCCTGCTGGGATCCTTCGCGGACTTCGGCATCAGGACCATGTTCCGGCTGGCATTCCTGTGCCACCTGCTGGGCGTGGTCACCATGGTGTCGGCGACCTTCACCCCGGTCGCGAGCGGCTTCTGGGTGCTGTTCATCGGCGCGATCCTGCTCGGGCTTGGCAACGGCTTCGTGGAGGTGGCGGGCAACCCCCTGGTGACCGCTCTTTTCCCGGACAACAAGACCACCAAGCTCAACCAGTTTCACGGGTGGTTTCCGGGCGGGATGGTGATCGCGGGGCTGGCCAGCTATGTGCTCGCCATGACGCCGCTGGGCGCCTGGGAGTTTCGGGTCGGCCTGATTGCCGTTCCCATCCTGATCTACGGATCGCTCCTCCTCGGCCAGGCCTTCCCGCAGACGGAGGGGGTGAGCGCGGGCATCAGCTTCGGGGAGATGTTCCGGGCGACGTTCACCAGCCCGCTTTTCCTGGTGATGTTCTTCTGCATGATGATCACCGCCTCGCTCGAGCTCGGGCCGATGCGGTGGATCCCGGCCGTGCTGCAGTCGGGAGGCATTCCAGGCATCCTCGTGCTGGTCTGGATCAGCGGGCTGATGGCGGTGCTGCGCTTCAAGGCGGGTCCGCTGGTCGAACGGCTCTCGCCGACCGGTCTGCTGCTGATGAGCGCGATCGTGTCGGGGACCGGCCTCTACATGCTGAGCTTCGCCGAGTCGATCGTGATGGCGTTCGTGGTCGCCACGGTCTACGCGGTGGGTATCGCCTT includes these proteins:
- a CDS encoding MFS transporter, whose protein sequence is MAQASGPARPINANRLFFGTCFALVPTAASFAILGDVLGALKADFILTNYQVGLIGGAALWGMAISQILLGSFADFGIRTMFRLAFLCHLLGVVTMVSATFTPVASGFWVLFIGAILLGLGNGFVEVAGNPLVTALFPDNKTTKLNQFHGWFPGGMVIAGLASYVLAMTPLGAWEFRVGLIAVPILIYGSLLLGQAFPQTEGVSAGISFGEMFRATFTSPLFLVMFFCMMITASLELGPMRWIPAVLQSGGIPGILVLVWISGLMAVLRFKAGPLVERLSPTGLLLMSAIVSGTGLYMLSFAESIVMAFVVATVYAVGIAFYWPTMLGFVNERIPRSGALGLGLMGGIGMAISGAVTIPVMGNIADHHVPDRVPEQQTVALLTEATNTLPAMLTQVEPSRQGDVETAVRLSTRALDTYEQAGTLSGNETANALRAITSSGVEAPIVGDAADILGPAENYGGRISFRYVAPLALIIIVIFGILYARDRRAGGYRPERLGTQREPEWATSPGLNAEDVLR